The nucleotide sequence TTGCCACGAATGCACAAATGAATTTTCTTTTTTTTGCCACGAATACACGAATGAATTTTCTTTTTTTTGCCACGAATGCACGAATGAATTTTCTTTTTTTTGCCGCGAATGTGTGAATGATGTTTTGTTTTTTTGCCACGAATGCACGAATGAATTTTCCTTCTTTTGACACGAATGCACGAATGAATATTACTTTTTTTGTCGCTAATGCACAAATGATGTTTTGTTTTGTTGCGAATATGTTAATGGCGTTTTTTGTGCTTTTCATTTTTATTGTCGCTAATACGCTAATGATATTTTTTTTGCTCTGCAAAGTTTAAAATTTTTTTGAAATTTCTGATAGTTTTATTTAGCTTTGAACAAAATTAGATTCTATGTTTCTTAAGCAATTATTAGTATTTATTGTTGTTATGGCTATTGTAGTTTTTCTTTTTAGTCTTAAAATACTTTTTAAAAAGAAAGGCAGATTTGATAGATCTTGTACTGCTAAACACAGGATTTTGCATGAAAAGAATTTAGACTGTAAAAGTTGTAATATCGGACCAATGGAACACAAACTTGACGAAAAAGAACATCATAGTTTTGTTAGAAAAACTAATTAGTGCATCTAAGAAAAACGTATGTTTTTGACTGTTAGAATATTATTTGTATTTTGTCGCTTGAATCTAATGTCATAAAGTAGTCAGTTGATTGCCATTAAGTTACAAAACCAAATGACAGCTTGTCTAAATTACTATTGAATGACTTTTACATTCACATCCATTATTAATTCAAAGTTTTCTAAGAGGCTCTAATTATTAATTTTTGTTATTTCCCCTCTTAATTTTTCAGAAGTAAATGTTTTCATCAAAGCATTTTCATCTTCATAAATTAGATGTATTGCAATTGAATCAACAGCTTTATCAATCTCAATAGCTTTGTTGACTCCCATAACCATAAAAGCAGTTGCATAAGCATCGGCAGTCATGCAATCATTGGCAAAAACCGAGACACTTAAAAGATTATGGTCAACAGGATATCCTGTTTTTGGATTTATGGTATGGGCAAATCTTTTCCCATTTTTGTAATAAAAATTACGATAGTTACCTGAAGAAGCAATTGCCATTTTATTAAAACTAATTGTTGAATTAAGTGATCTTTTGTTTTCATCAGGTTTTTCAATACCAATTTTCCAATTATTTCCTTCGGAATTTTTTCCTAACACACGTACTTCTCCCCCAATTTCTACCATAAAATTTTCTATTCCTTTTTCTATCAAGAATTTTGAAATAACATCAACACCAAATCCTTTTGCAATAGCAGAAAAATCAAGTTGAATTTCAGGTCTTTTCTTTTTTATTATTTTACCGCTTAGCAATATCTTATTAAATCCAATAAAAGTAAGAAGGCT is from Bacteroidota bacterium and encodes:
- a CDS encoding FAD:protein FMN transferase — translated: MKIQPKIYTLLILFLIISCNSSNLKYHSLQGETMGTIYHIKYQAQENKDFKKEIDSLLINVNNSLSTFIPTSTISRVNKAQLNTEIDAYFETVFQKAKDVYLRTNGSFDPTVMPLVNAWGFGYDTIPNVDSNIIDSLLTFIGFNKILLSGKIIKKKRPEIQLDFSAIAKGFGVDVISKFLIEKGIENFMVEIGGEVRVLGKNSEGNNWKIGIEKPDENKRSLNSTISFNKMAIASSGNYRNFYYKNGKRFAHTINPKTGYPVDHNLLSVSVFANDCMTADAYATAFMVMGVNKAIEIDKAVDSIAIHLIYEDENALMKTFTSEKLRGEITKINN